Part of the Longimicrobium sp. genome, CAGACGAAGGGCCGCGACCGGCTGACGACGGGGTTCCGCATCTTCCTGGCGCTGCCGCACCTGCTGCTGGTGGGCGCGCCCGTGGCGGCCACGGTCTCGTGGACGTGGGGATCGGACCGCACCCCCGTGGCCAACTGGGGTGCCGGCGGGGCGCTGGGCGCGGTCGCCGGCGTCTGCGCGCTGATCGCGTGGTTCGCGATCCTGTTCACGGGGAAGTATCCCGACGGACTGAGGAGCCTGGTGATGCTGTACCTGCGCTGGCGCGTACGCGCGGTGGCGTATACCGCGCTGCTGCGCGACGAGTACCCGCCGTTCGGCGACGGCCCCTACCCCGCCGAACTGGCGCTGGAGCCGGCGGACATGCCGCGCGACAAGCTGGCGGTGGGCTTCCGCATCGTCCTGGCGATCCCGCACCTGGTCTGCGTGTGGGCGCTGTCGATGGTGTGGGGCGTCACCACGCTGATCGCGTGGTTCGCCATCCTGCTGACGGGCGAGTATCCGGAGGGGCTGTACCGCTTCGGCGTGAGCGTCTTCCGCTGGAACACGCGGGTGGAGGCGTACCTCCTCCTGCTGCACGACGCGTATCCGCCGTTCTCGCTCGAGTAGGGGGAAAGGGGAGGAGACGCAGAGGCGCGGAGGCGCGGAGGGAGGGGAGAGGCTCGTCTCCCGTCCTCCGCGCCTCCGCGCGAGACCGGTTGTGTTTTCGAAAATCGGCCGATCAGAGCTCGAGCCGGCGCTCCGCCTCGGATACGGCGGCGAAGAGCTGCTCGAACGAGTCCACCACGAACAGCACGTCCTGGAAGCGGTCGATCTCGAACTCCTGCGCGAACACCGCGTCCAGCGAGAAGGGCCGCCGGTCGCACCCGGGCCCCAGCGCGTTGGCCGCGTCGCCCGCCGAGGAGATCAGCCCGCTCCCGTACAACTTCACCGCACCAGGCTCGCGCACCAGCCCGAACTCCACGGTGAACCAGAAGAGCCGCGCCATCTTCGCCACGTCCTCGTCGCTTTCGGCTCGCGCCGCCACCGCGCCGAAGCGCTGCAGGAAGTCGGCGAACACCGGGTCGGCGTGCAGCGGCACGTGCCCGAACACGTCGTGGAAGATGTCGGGCTCGGGCAGGTACTCGAGCTGCTCGCGCGGGCGAACGATGACCGTGGTCGGGAAGCGGCGGTTCGCCAGGCAGGCGAAGAACTCGCGCGCGGGGATGAAGCCCTTCACCGGCACGGCGTTCCATCCGGTGCGCACTCCCAGCCGGCGGTTCACCTCGGCCAGGTCGGGGACGCGGTCGGCGCGCAGGCCGATGGCCTCGGCGCCGTCCAGGAACACGCGGCTGCCGTTGCCGCGCAGCTCGCGCATCCGCCGCTCGTACAGGAGCGACCAGACCTCGTGCTGCTCGGCCGTGTAGGCGTTCCAGTCCTGCGAGATGAAGATCGACGGATCCACCTCGGGAATCGCCTTGCGTCGCACGGGCGCGGGGGTCGCTTGCATGGGGTTTCTCGCAGGATGAAAACGGAGATCCGTCCCGCGCTCCGCGGGGATTCTCATCGCCGCCGGGCGCGGGCGCATTGCATCGTGACGCCGTTCACACCGCCCGCTCGGGAGATGTGTCCCGCAGCGGCGAACGAGAGGACACAAGAGTAGTCTGCAAACGTTAGCTTGGTCAAGCGTTTCGGCGGGGCTCCGTAGGCTGGAGACTCGGGTGGAGGCGTACCTCCTCCTGCTGCACGACGCCTGTCCGCCGTTCTCGCTCGAGTATGCGAAGGCCTCGTACCAGATCCGGAAACAGCAGGTCTCACGCAGAGCAGCAGAGGCAGCAGAGGTGAGTTCTCTGCTGCCTCTGCTGCTCTGCGTGAGGCAAGTCTTTTCCGGATTCGGGATCACGCGAGGGTCCTGCGTTCACCCGCCGACGACGGCGATGATGGGCTCGACCGGGCGGAAGAGCTCACGCGGCTCCGGCGGTGGCGTCGTCACCAGGCCGTGGTGCGCGCCACCGATACGGCGCGGTTATTCCGCGAACGAGATGTTGCAGCAGCAGTACGGGCCCTCGCCGGTGGGGCCGTTCTGACACGGGTCGCCGCACCACCGGCAGGTGTACTGCGTGTCACGTGACGGATCGTACCAGCACTGCTGCGAGCCCTCGCAGCCGGCGGCAACGGCATGGCCCTTCCACGCGGAGCCCGCGGTCATCCCGAGCACCGTCGCGGCCACGAAAAGCCAGCGTTTGGTTTTCATCTGCGTCTCTCCTTTCCAGCGGTGAGGTCACTCCGGATCGGTGCGTTCCTCGCCCGGTCGGCCCGCGCCGCCACCCTGGCCGGGCGGCAGCATCGCCTGCATCTCGACGGCGAACGAGCGGAGCCGCAGGTTGGTGAAGCGCCGGGGATGCGCGATCCCGCGGACCTCCCCGCCGCCGCCGGCCACCAGCACCGCGGGGGTGGCCGCCGTCCCGCCCCGCGCGAACACGCGTCCCAGCTCGCCTGCCACCACCGCCGCGTCGCGGAGCTTCTCGCGGCGCAGGAACGCGCCGACCTCCGCGGCGCCGGCCGTGTCGGCCCACACCACCAGCGGCACCCCCGCGCCGGCCGCGCGCCGCAGCTCGCGCAGCTGCCGGCCCAGGTCCTCGCACCGCACCACGTCGCCGCCGCGCAGCAGCACCAGCAGCGCCGGGCCGCCGCCGGCGCGCGCCGCGACGGTCGCGGCCGCCGCCGGGGCGAGCGTTCCCGTGAACGCCGCCGTCCCCGAGTCGTACAGCGCCTCCATCGCCTCGGGCGTGCGGGCGGGCGGGCGCGGCGCGGGGGCGGGCGCGGCGAGCGCCAGCCGTACGGCGCGCGCGGCGGTCCATCCCCCTGCCGCCAGCAGCAGCGCCACCGACAGGGGCGCCAGGCGCCGGAGCATGCGGTTCATCGGTTCCTCCCGCGCTCGGGGAGAAGGAGTCGCTGGACCACGTGCACGTCGCCCGCGGGCGAGCCGTAGGCCAGCAGGAGCGGGTTGTCCTCGCGGTCGCGCCCCAGCAGCGCGCCCTGCACCTGGCCGCGCGCCAGCGTGCGCACCGCCCCGCCGTTCAGCGCGGAGACCACCAGGGTGCCGCCCTCCAGCTGGTCCACCCCCTGCCGCGCGTCGTAGCGGACCAGCTGCACGGCCACCGTGGCGCTGTCGAGCGCCACCAGGTCGATGATGATGCGGTTCCCGTCCAGCACCGAGCGCCCGCTGCGGTCGTTGGGGCGGCCGCGGTTGCGCTTCAGCAGCGTCTTCGACGTCACCAGCGGCCGCTCGGGATCGAGCGGATGCACGGCCAGCGGACGCCCGGCGTAGTCGAACACGTACAGGCTGTCGCCGCCCACCAGCGCGGCGAACACCAGCCCGCCGCGCGCGTCGGCCAGCACGGCGGTGCGCTGGATCAGCTGCGGATCGCCCTCGAAGTAGCGGCGCCGGTTGAAGAAGCTGCTCACCAGCGAGCCGTCGGGGCGGACGAGCGCCAGCAGGTCGCTCTCCGGCGCCCCCATCGGGGTGCCGACCAGGAGGAAGAGCGAGTCGTCGACCACCCGCAGCGACCACGTCTTGGCCACCCCGTCGAACCGCACCGGAAGCGCGCGCGCGAACCGCCCCGAGGCGTCGAACACCGAGATCCGCGCGCCCAGGAAGTCGAACGCCGCCACCGAGTCGCGGTACGCCTGCGCCGTGGCCAGCGCCACGAACTCGCC contains:
- a CDS encoding phenylalanine 4-monooxygenase; amino-acid sequence: MQATPAPVRRKAIPEVDPSIFISQDWNAYTAEQHEVWSLLYERRMRELRGNGSRVFLDGAEAIGLRADRVPDLAEVNRRLGVRTGWNAVPVKGFIPAREFFACLANRRFPTTVIVRPREQLEYLPEPDIFHDVFGHVPLHADPVFADFLQRFGAVAARAESDEDVAKMARLFWFTVEFGLVREPGAVKLYGSGLISSAGDAANALGPGCDRRPFSLDAVFAQEFEIDRFQDVLFVVDSFEQLFAAVSEAERRLEL
- a CDS encoding DUF4389 domain-containing protein, translated to MSTLVHELERSRAHPVDVRVPPQTKGRDRLTTGFRIFLALPHLLLVGAPVAATVSWTWGSDRTPVANWGAGGALGAVAGVCALIAWFAILFTGKYPDGLRSLVMLYLRWRVRAVAYTALLRDEYPPFGDGPYPAELALEPADMPRDKLAVGFRIVLAIPHLVCVWALSMVWGVTTLIAWFAILLTGEYPEGLYRFGVSVFRWNTRVEAYLLLLHDAYPPFSLE